The following proteins are co-located in the Microcystis wesenbergii NRERC-220 genome:
- a CDS encoding pseudouridine synthase, whose protein sequence is MAERVQKILAQWGIASRRRAEEMIIAGRVRRNGKIVQLGEKADPEKDHLEIDGKKIEPANRPKRLYILVNKPIGVVSTCRDPQNRPTVIDLLPDSLASETGLHPVGRLDINTTGALLLTNDGQLTLTLTHPRYHLPKTYRVWLDGAIDRLALQRWREGILLEGKKTLPAQVEILKQTDQKTLLEVILVEGRNRQIRSVAEELGHRVLKLHRSAIGRIQLNSGNNSPLPLGDYRFLTLDELKYLKNQIN, encoded by the coding sequence ATGGCGGAGAGAGTCCAGAAAATCCTTGCCCAGTGGGGAATTGCCTCCCGAAGAAGGGCGGAGGAGATGATCATAGCCGGCCGGGTGAGACGGAATGGCAAAATCGTGCAGTTAGGAGAAAAAGCCGACCCCGAAAAAGATCACCTAGAAATAGACGGAAAAAAAATTGAACCGGCCAATCGTCCCAAAAGATTGTATATACTGGTCAACAAACCCATTGGTGTGGTTTCTACCTGTAGGGATCCACAAAACCGGCCGACGGTAATTGACCTTTTGCCCGACTCCCTCGCCAGCGAGACGGGGTTACATCCCGTAGGCAGGTTGGACATCAACACCACTGGGGCTTTACTCCTCACCAACGACGGTCAACTCACCCTCACCCTCACCCATCCCCGTTATCATTTGCCCAAAACCTATCGGGTTTGGCTAGATGGTGCCATTGATAGACTTGCTCTCCAGCGTTGGCGAGAAGGTATCCTCTTAGAGGGAAAAAAAACCTTACCCGCACAGGTTGAGATACTCAAGCAAACCGACCAAAAAACCCTACTAGAAGTTATTTTAGTGGAGGGAAGAAATCGGCAGATTCGCTCTGTAGCGGAAGAATTGGGCCATCGCGTCCTGAAACTTCATCGCAGTGCCATCGGTCGTATTCAACTAAACTCTGGTAATAATTCCCCCTTACCCTTGGGTGATTACCGTTTTTTAACCCTTGATGAACTGAAATATTTAAAGAACCAGATTAACTAA
- a CDS encoding helix-turn-helix domain-containing protein → MFRLLQSQLDPQHKQRTKLLEIGVYLQKNRLEQSLSLEEIAQKTLIPRHRLEALEAGDLEALPEPIYIRWLIKQFADSLALDGETISRRFPTKVNNFFRGTKPSLSLPSLQIRPIHLYFLYLILVIGSVQTLSHVLQKSVLQSNRLPPPSLPQQQIVQPKSNPLQPVANKTSNNQQLVVEVKLEDDCWLRVVVDGKTEFEGVLPQGSHRTWQANRELTVRAGNAGGVYVAVNNANAKQLGQPGKVEEVTYRAN, encoded by the coding sequence ATGTTTCGCCTTCTCCAATCACAACTTGATCCCCAGCATAAACAGCGAACCAAATTACTGGAAATCGGCGTTTATTTGCAAAAAAATCGCCTAGAACAGTCCCTTTCTCTCGAGGAAATTGCCCAGAAAACCTTAATCCCGCGCCATCGCCTAGAAGCACTGGAAGCGGGGGATTTGGAGGCATTGCCCGAACCGATTTATATTCGTTGGTTAATCAAACAATTTGCCGATAGTCTGGCCCTGGATGGTGAGACGATTAGCCGACGTTTTCCCACCAAGGTCAATAACTTTTTTAGGGGAACAAAACCGTCTTTATCGCTGCCGAGTCTTCAAATTCGCCCGATTCATCTCTATTTTCTCTATTTAATCCTAGTTATTGGTTCCGTACAAACCCTATCCCACGTCCTGCAAAAATCGGTACTGCAATCGAATCGCCTACCGCCGCCTTCCTTGCCACAACAGCAAATTGTCCAACCGAAAAGCAATCCCCTTCAACCGGTGGCCAACAAAACCAGCAATAATCAGCAGCTGGTGGTGGAGGTAAAACTGGAGGATGACTGCTGGCTGCGGGTGGTGGTGGATGGCAAGACAGAATTTGAGGGTGTGCTGCCCCAAGGAAGCCATCGCACTTGGCAAGCAAACCGAGAATTAACCGTGAGGGCGGGTAATGCCGGCGGGGTTTACGTTGCCGTTAATAATGCCAATGCTAAACAACTGGGGCAACCGGGCAAAGTCGAGGAAGTCACCTACCGGGCAAATTGA